The following are from one region of the Coffea eugenioides isolate CCC68of chromosome 2, Ceug_1.0, whole genome shotgun sequence genome:
- the LOC113763874 gene encoding probable tyrosine-protein phosphatase DSP4, with product MRIEGPYDYDNTPMCQNAIGATKLQSFPAAEADNSPQEKNSFDSPGEELLAPPLNFSMVDYGVFRSGFPEPANFSFLRTLGLRSIIYLCPEPYPVANAEFLKANGIRLFQFGIEGSKEPFVNIPEDSIREALEIVLDEKNRPLLIHCKRGKHRTGCLVGCLRKLQRWCLTSIFYEYQRFAADKARVSDQRFIELFEISSLKESCVPVSSSKGQ from the exons ATGAGAATTGAAGGGCCCTATGATTACGATAACACACCGATGTGCCAAAACGCGATCGGAGCTACAAAACTGCAGTCTTTCCCCGCCGCCGAAGCAGATAACTCGCCGCAGGAGAAGAATTCTTTCGACAGCCCCGGGGAAGAGCTTCTCGCGCCGCCACTGAATTTTTCTATGGTTGATTATGGTGTTTTCCGGTCCGGTTTTCCAGAGCCTGCTAACTTCTCCTTCTTGCGAACCCTAGGCCTCCGTTCAATTAT ATACTTGTGTCCAGAGCCGTATCCTGTGGCGAATGCGGAGTTTCTGAAAGCCAACGGAATTCGGCTTTTTCAGTTCGGCATTGAAGGATCAAAg GAACCATTTGTAAACATCCCTGAGGATTCGATTCGTGAAGCATTGGAAATTGTCTTAG ATGAAAAGAACCGGCCCCTCCTAATACATTGCAAACGTGGGAAG CACCGAACTGGATGTCTTGTTGGATGCTTGAGAAAACTTCAAAGATGGTGCTTAACTTCTATTTTTTACGAGTACCAGAGGTTTGCTGCTGACAAAGCCAGAGTTTCAGACCAGAGATTCATTGAATTATTCGAAATCTCCAGCTTGAAGGAATCATGCGTACCTGTTTCAAGTTCTAAGGGTCAATAA
- the LOC113755280 gene encoding E3 ubiquitin-protein ligase COP1-like, with the protein MLGDDPRAKLSWPSLIEKRGGGVLPCFPGPQSQCHMGSSTSHNWKADEKTPSGSQIIQIKDANSDLDSQQLTQSGLLVARKKRVHAQFNDLQDCYMQRRRSSTRQSQKKDERDRREGYSTGLEDFQTVLSTFTRYSRLRVVAELRHGDLFHSANIVSSIEFDRDDELFATAGVSRRIKVFEFSSVVNEPADVPCPIAEMSTRSKLSCLSWNKYTKNHIASSDYEGIVTVWDVTTHQSVMEYEEHEKRAWSVDFSRTEPSMLVSGSDDCKVKIWCTNQEASVLNIDMKANICSVKYNPGSSIHIVVGSADHHIHYYDLRNTSQPVHIFSGHRKAVSYVKFLSNSELASASTDSTLRLWDVKENIPLRTFRGHTNEKNFVGLTVNSEYIACGSETNEVFVYHKAISKPAAWHKFGSDVQDADEDAGSYFISAVCWKSDSPTMLTANSQGTIKVLLLAE; encoded by the exons ATGCTTGGTGATGATCCTCGTGCAAAATTATCATGGCCCTCTTTGATTGAAAAACGTGGTGGTGGTGTGCTACCTTGTTTTCCTGGTCCACAGAGCCAGTGCCACATGGGTTCCAGTACTTCACATAACTGGAAAGCTGATGAGAAAACCCCTTCAGGCTCTCAGATAATCCAGATAAAGGATGCTAACAGTGACTTGGATTCACAGCAGCTAACTCAATCAGGACTTCTTGTAGCAAGAAAGAAGCGAGTCCATGCACAG TTCAATGACCTTCAAGACTGTTATATGCAAAGGCGACGGTCCTCGACAAGACAATCCCAAAAAAAGGATGAAAGAGACAGAAGAGAAGGTTACAGCACAGGGCTTGAAGATTTTCAGACTGTGCTCTCAACCTTTACACGATAcag TCGGTTGCGGGTTGTTGCAGAACTTAGGCATGGAGATCTTTTTCACTCTGCCAATATTGTTTCAAG TATAGAATTTGATCGTGATGATGAACTCTTTGCTACAGCTGGAGTTTCACGGCGTATCAAAGTGTTTGAATTTTCATCG GTGGTGAATGAACCAGCAGATGTCCCATGTCCTATTGCAGAAATGTCCACTCGTTCCAAGCTCAGTTGTCTCAGCTGGAACAAGTACACAAAAAATCACATAGCCAGTAGTGATTATGAGGGTATAGTGACTGTTTGGGATGTGACCACCCATCAG AGTGTGATGGAGTATGAGGAGCATGAAAAACGAGCATGGAGTGTTGATTTTTCACGTACTGAACCCTCCATGCTTGTATCCGGGAGTGATGACTGCAAG GTCAAAATTTGGTGCACGAATCAAGAAGCCAGTGTTCTTAACATTGACATGAAAGCTAACATATGTTCGGTCAAGTACAATCCTGGATCTAGCATCCACATAGTA GTGGGCTCAGCTGACCATCACATCCATTATTATGACTTGAGAAATACAAGTCAACCAGTGCATATTTTCAGTGGGCACAGGAAAGCTGTTTCATATGTCAAATTTTTGTCCAACAGTGAACTAGCTTCTGCATCTACTGACAGCACATTACGCTTGTGGGATGTTAAGGAAAATATCCCA CTGCGGACTTTTAGAGGGCACACAAATGAAAAGAATTTTGTGGGTCTTACCGTGAACAGCGAATACATTGCTTGTGGTAGTGAAACAAATGAAGTCTTTGTCTATCATAAG GCTATTTCAAAACCAGCTGCTTGGCATAAATTTGGTTCAGATGTACAGGATGCGGATGAAGATGCAGGATCTTACTTCATTAGTGCCGTGTGTTGGAAAAGTGACAGCCCGACAATGTTGACCGCAAATAGTCAAGGGACTATAAAAGTGCTTCTATTGGCTGAATAA